In Mangrovivirga cuniculi, the following proteins share a genomic window:
- a CDS encoding T9SS type A sorting domain-containing protein: MDSFTDRESKSPDLELFFKNRLMACCLSLIAFVFLSFPGYSYSTNSTSMLFTDDYSREIGADLNTLRLLNVDANIYLEYVKNTSKDLSDKSNQQVSTLSSADIVKNLFEPWVSTNKPDYVPGEYVTVRGGGFSPGETVSLLFEEDQNFHAPYTYYAVADSYGEFINDEYLIEQHDLGVTFTLTATGQSSGITANTTFTDNGTQPAADLDQIRNGAFDAPVDTAAWVNGNAGAENAHFAEGMSIAYRVKMINMPAGETVTLTLGYDVIESGTYAIDYLTDYDRLEPHLLAFLHDREEIDPTKDFVEFDLWPLDEVPDDLHPIPMPPGSNLDPLVAIQQNSFNIVSGAGAANMAIWNGDITNITYPNQANLNGPTSEQQISITFTVGNNPSENVVISFGGHIASRLDWGYDENGVPKSAGGINGSPYHMRLKDWTLNNLGNQDRSLKAAAVVPPPECDLDGPASVCEGSTNVYTVTPIGAINPTYVWELIDNTSNASFDPTPGVNDDMATVNAGTSGGSYTVKVTINSEFGSTICTYPVTVIATPDVQTTNLEDCEVGTSGLATFNLNNGVTDDGGGTVTFHASLTDAQAGTPTLTTPETYNVNIGQETIWVRSETAEGCYGTGSFTIDVYDNPDLTVQNLESCEEGTSGAASFDLNGAVTDADGGTISFYANETDANNAANAVTTPYSANIGTTTLWARSDNDADSDEGCYSIASFTIDVYDNPDLTVQNLESCEEGTSGAASFDLNGAVTDADGGTISFYANETDANNAANAVTTPYSANIGTTTLWARSDNDADSDEGCYSIASFTIDVYDNPDLTVQNLESCEEGTSGAASFDLNGAVTDADGGTISFYANETDANNAANAVSTPYSANIGTTTLWARSDNDADSDEGCYSIASFTIDVYDNPDLTVQNLESCEEGTSGAASFNLNGSVTDADGGTISFYANETDANNAANAVTTPYSANIGTTTLWARSDNDADSDEGCYSIASFTIDVYDNPDLTVQNLESCEEGTSGAASFDLNGAVTDADGGTISFYANETDANNAANAVTTPYSANIGTTTLWARSDNDADSDEGCYSIASFTIDVYDNPDLTVQNLESCEEGTSGAASFDLNGAVTDADGGTISFYANETDANNAANAVSTPYSANIGTTTLWARSDNDADSDEGCYSIASFTIDVYDNPDLTVQNLESCEEGTSGAASFDLNGAVTDADGGTISFYANETDANNAANAVSTPYSANIGTTTLWARSDNDADSDEGCYSIASFTIDVYDNPDLTVQNLESCEEGTSGAASFDLNGAVTDADGGTISFYANETDANNAANAVSTPYSANIGTTTLWARSDNDADSDEGCYSIASFTIDVYDNPDLTVQNLESCEEGTSGAASFNLNGSVTDADGGTISFYANETDANNAANAVTTPYSANIGTTTLWARSDNDADSDEGCYSIASFTIDVYDNPDLTVQNLESCEEGTSGAASFDLNGAVTDADGGTISFYANETDANNAANAVTTPYSANIGTTTLWARSDNDADSDEGCYSIASFTIDVYDNPDLTVQNLESCEEGTSGAASFDLNGAVTDADGGTISFYANETDANNAANAVSTPYSANIGTTTLWARSDNDSDSDEGCYSIASFTIDVYDNPDIVATNATICEAESIDLATLVTDLDGGTASYYDSESEASARSANTISSTVSPNATDTYYVVSYNATTGCFSYEPIVITVVPCSEINILKTTNQSTTYTDVWTFELYNGPNGFGSSPIASETTAAGTTLFDGVILSSYNTYTVCELNVPAGWSTTWEIGGNIVIPYNPNQFDNPPEDFGNRCIEIGAGTSYPLPTATYGVNDPQTLSISVDNSFPGGEARTPGYWKNWNTCSGGGQAETAANNGGRAAGYVILDDILNDPGVEWCNITFSTCEDAVSILDQRDIVSGKKRASDPAYTLAMHALAAELNFGAGASQCQQARDALMQARTLLCDIGFDGTGDSGLKTKGKNKNNNSDLASYALELAAILDAYNNNELCDTNGNTQTELITDDSFDELTEPYIIRTYPNPFKDFVTIEFSVEKTSRTTVTLFDMSGRELDILFDQDAVAGHVYELEFNGTLYGDQMFIYRIESDNGLRTGKIVKSE; encoded by the coding sequence ATGGATAGTTTTACAGACCGAGAAAGTAAAAGTCCTGATTTAGAATTATTCTTTAAAAACAGGCTGATGGCATGCTGTTTGTCATTAATTGCGTTTGTATTTTTATCATTTCCAGGTTATTCCTATTCTACAAATAGTACTTCTATGCTGTTTACAGATGACTATTCAAGAGAAATCGGAGCAGATTTAAATACACTTCGATTATTGAATGTCGATGCGAATATTTATCTGGAATATGTTAAAAATACTTCTAAGGATTTATCTGATAAATCAAACCAACAAGTATCCACTTTATCGAGTGCCGACATTGTTAAAAACTTGTTTGAGCCCTGGGTAAGTACCAATAAACCAGATTATGTCCCTGGTGAGTATGTTACAGTACGCGGTGGTGGTTTCTCGCCAGGAGAGACAGTTTCCTTGCTTTTTGAAGAGGATCAAAATTTTCATGCTCCTTATACATATTATGCAGTAGCCGATTCATATGGGGAATTCATAAATGATGAATATTTAATTGAGCAACACGATTTAGGTGTTACATTTACACTTACAGCTACAGGCCAATCCAGCGGTATAACTGCTAATACAACCTTCACTGATAATGGCACCCAACCTGCAGCAGATTTAGATCAGATAAGAAATGGAGCCTTTGATGCACCTGTAGATACGGCTGCCTGGGTAAATGGTAATGCCGGTGCAGAAAATGCACACTTTGCCGAAGGAATGTCTATTGCTTACAGAGTAAAAATGATCAATATGCCAGCCGGAGAAACTGTCACCTTAACTTTAGGTTATGATGTGATAGAGAGTGGTACTTATGCTATTGATTATCTTACAGATTACGACAGACTTGAGCCACACTTATTAGCGTTTCTTCATGATAGAGAGGAAATTGATCCAACTAAAGATTTTGTAGAATTTGACCTTTGGCCTTTGGATGAAGTTCCCGATGATCTACATCCTATTCCCATGCCACCGGGTAGTAACCTTGATCCTTTGGTTGCAATTCAGCAGAATAGTTTCAATATTGTCAGCGGCGCAGGAGCGGCCAATATGGCTATATGGAATGGTGATATTACTAATATTACTTATCCAAACCAGGCTAATTTAAATGGTCCTACATCAGAGCAACAAATCAGTATCACATTTACAGTTGGAAATAATCCTTCAGAGAATGTAGTAATATCTTTTGGAGGACATATTGCTAGCAGACTGGATTGGGGTTACGATGAAAATGGAGTTCCTAAATCTGCTGGAGGAATTAACGGTTCTCCATACCATATGAGATTAAAGGACTGGACACTGAATAATTTAGGTAATCAGGACAGGTCACTTAAAGCTGCTGCAGTAGTACCACCACCTGAATGTGATCTGGATGGACCAGCCTCTGTATGCGAAGGATCAACTAATGTTTATACTGTAACACCAATTGGGGCAATAAACCCTACTTACGTTTGGGAATTAATTGACAATACCTCAAATGCTAGCTTCGATCCTACACCTGGTGTAAATGATGATATGGCAACAGTTAATGCGGGTACCAGCGGTGGAAGCTATACGGTTAAAGTAACGATAAATTCAGAGTTCGGATCAACTATTTGTACTTATCCGGTTACTGTGATAGCTACTCCGGATGTTCAAACCACGAATCTTGAAGATTGTGAGGTAGGAACTTCTGGGTTAGCCACATTTAACCTGAATAATGGTGTTACCGATGATGGCGGGGGAACAGTTACTTTCCATGCCAGCTTAACAGATGCTCAGGCCGGTACTCCTACCTTAACAACTCCTGAAACTTATAATGTAAATATTGGACAGGAAACTATCTGGGTAAGAAGCGAAACAGCAGAAGGATGCTATGGTACCGGAAGCTTCACCATCGATGTGTATGACAATCCTGATCTGACTGTTCAGAACCTTGAGTCTTGCGAAGAGGGCACCAGCGGAGCAGCCAGCTTTGATTTGAATGGCGCAGTCACTGATGCAGACGGAGGCACCATAAGCTTCTATGCGAATGAGACCGATGCGAATAACGCAGCCAATGCAGTCACTACCCCATACAGTGCCAATATTGGAACCACAACCTTGTGGGCACGCAGTGATAATGATGCAGACAGCGATGAAGGATGTTACAGCATCGCCAGCTTTACAATCGATGTGTATGACAATCCTGATCTGACTGTTCAGAACCTTGAGTCTTGCGAAGAGGGCACCAGCGGAGCAGCCAGCTTTGATTTGAATGGCGCAGTCACTGATGCAGACGGAGGCACCATAAGCTTCTATGCGAATGAGACCGATGCGAATAACGCAGCCAATGCAGTCACTACCCCATACAGTGCCAATATTGGAACCACAACCTTGTGGGCACGCAGTGATAATGATGCAGACAGCGATGAAGGATGTTATAGCATCGCCAGCTTTACAATCGATGTGTATGACAATCCTGATCTGACTGTTCAGAACCTGGAGTCTTGCGAAGAGGGCACCAGCGGGGCAGCCAGCTTTGATTTGAATGGCGCAGTCACTGATGCAGACGGAGGCACCATAAGCTTCTATGCGAATGAGACCGATGCGAATAACGCAGCCAATGCGGTATCCACACCATACAGTGCCAATATTGGAACCACAACCTTGTGGGCACGCAGCGATAATGATGCAGACAGCGATGAAGGATGCTACAGCATCGCCAGCTTTACAATCGATGTGTATGACAATCCTGATCTGACTGTTCAGAACCTTGAGTCTTGCGAAGAGGGCACCAGCGGAGCAGCCAGCTTTAATTTGAATGGCTCAGTCACTGATGCAGACGGAGGCACCATAAGCTTCTATGCGAATGAGACCGATGCGAATAACGCAGCCAATGCAGTCACTACCCCATACAGTGCCAATATTGGAACCACAACCTTGTGGGCACGTAGTGATAATGATGCAGACAGCGATGAAGGATGTTACAGCATCGCCAGCTTTACAATCGATGTGTATGACAATCCTGATCTGACTGTTCAGAACCTGGAGTCTTGCGAAGAGGGCACCAGCGGAGCAGCCAGCTTTGATTTGAATGGCGCAGTCACTGATGCAGACGGAGGCACCATAAGCTTCTATGCGAATGAGACCGATGCGAATAACGCAGCCAATGCAGTCACTACCCCATACAGTGCCAATATTGGAACCACAACCTTGTGGGCACGTAGTGATAATGATGCAGACAGCGATGAAGGATGTTACAGCATCGCCAGCTTCACCATCGATGTGTATGACAATCCTGATCTGACTGTTCAGAACCTGGAGTCTTGCGAAGAGGGCACCAGCGGAGCAGCCAGCTTTGATTTGAATGGCGCAGTCACTGATGCAGACGGAGGCACCATAAGCTTCTATGCGAATGAGACCGATGCGAATAACGCAGCCAATGCGGTATCCACACCATACAGTGCCAATATTGGAACCACAACCTTGTGGGCACGCAGCGATAATGATGCAGACAGCGATGAAGGATGCTACAGCATCGCCAGCTTTACAATCGATGTGTATGACAATCCTGATCTGACTGTACAGAACCTGGAGTCTTGCGAAGAGGGCACCAGCGGGGCAGCCAGCTTTGATTTGAATGGCGCAGTCACTGATGCAGACGGAGGCACCATAAGCTTCTATGCGAATGAGACCGATGCGAATAACGCAGCCAATGCGGTATCCACACCATACAGTGCCAATATTGGAACCACAACCTTGTGGGCACGCAGCGATAATGATGCAGACAGCGATGAAGGATGTTATAGCATCGCCAGCTTTACAATCGATGTGTATGACAATCCTGATCTGACTGTTCAGAACCTGGAGTCTTGCGAAGAGGGCACCAGCGGGGCAGCCAGCTTTGATTTGAATGGCGCAGTCACTGATGCAGACGGAGGCACCATAAGCTTCTATGCGAATGAGACCGATGCGAATAACGCAGCCAATGCGGTATCCACACCATACAGTGCCAATATTGGAACCACAACCTTGTGGGCACGCAGCGATAATGATGCAGACAGCGATGAAGGATGCTACAGCATCGCCAGCTTTACAATCGATGTGTATGACAATCCTGATCTGACTGTTCAGAACCTTGAGTCTTGCGAAGAGGGCACCAGCGGAGCAGCCAGCTTTAATTTGAATGGCTCAGTCACTGATGCAGACGGAGGCACCATAAGCTTCTATGCGAATGAGACCGATGCGAATAACGCAGCCAATGCAGTCACTACCCCATACAGTGCCAATATTGGAACCACAACCTTGTGGGCACGTAGTGATAATGATGCAGACAGCGATGAAGGATGTTACAGCATCGCCAGCTTTACAATCGATGTGTATGACAATCCTGATCTGACTGTTCAGAACCTGGAGTCTTGCGAAGAGGGCACCAGCGGAGCAGCCAGCTTTGATTTGAATGGCGCAGTCACTGATGCAGACGGAGGCACCATAAGCTTCTATGCGAATGAGACCGATGCGAATAACGCAGCCAATGCAGTCACTACCCCATACAGTGCCAATATTGGAACCACAACCTTGTGGGCACGTAGTGATAATGATGCAGACAGCGATGAAGGATGTTACAGCATCGCCAGCTTCACCATCGATGTGTATGACAATCCTGATCTGACTGTCCAGAACCTGGAGTCTTGCGAAGAGGGCACCAGCGGAGCAGCCAGCTTTGATTTGAATGGCGCAGTCACTGATGCAGACGGAGGCACCATAAGCTTCTATGCGAATGAGACCGATGCGAATAACGCAGCCAATGCGGTATCCACACCATACAGTGCCAATATCGGCACCACCACCTTGTGGGCACGCAGCGACAATGATTCTGACAGCGATGAAGGATGTTACAGCATCGCCAGCTTTACAATCGATGTGTATGACAACCCAGACATTGTAGCCACCAATGCAACAATCTGTGAAGCAGAATCTATCGATCTGGCTACTCTTGTTACTGATCTTGATGGAGGTACTGCCAGTTATTATGACAGTGAGTCTGAAGCAAGTGCAAGAAGTGCGAATACGATTAGTTCTACAGTAAGTCCAAATGCAACTGATACATACTACGTTGTTAGCTACAATGCGACTACTGGTTGCTTCTCTTACGAACCAATTGTGATCACAGTAGTGCCTTGTAGTGAGATCAATATTCTTAAAACCACTAATCAGAGTACTACTTACACTGATGTATGGACTTTCGAATTGTACAACGGACCTAATGGTTTTGGATCTTCACCAATTGCATCTGAAACTACTGCGGCCGGAACCACTTTATTCGACGGTGTGATCCTGAGTTCCTATAATACCTATACAGTCTGTGAACTCAATGTTCCTGCTGGCTGGTCAACTACATGGGAAATTGGAGGAAATATAGTAATTCCTTATAACCCTAACCAGTTTGACAATCCACCAGAAGACTTTGGTAACAGATGTATCGAAATTGGAGCTGGAACCAGCTATCCACTACCAACAGCTACTTATGGAGTCAATGATCCGCAAACTCTTAGTATTAGTGTGGATAACTCCTTCCCTGGTGGTGAAGCAAGAACTCCTGGTTATTGGAAAAACTGGAACACCTGTTCCGGTGGTGGTCAAGCGGAAACTGCAGCAAATAATGGTGGTCGCGCTGCTGGTTATGTAATACTGGATGATATACTAAATGATCCTGGAGTAGAATGGTGTAACATCACTTTCAGCACTTGTGAAGACGCTGTGTCTATTCTGGATCAACGAGACATTGTTTCAGGTAAGAAAAGAGCAAGTGATCCGGCTTACACTTTAGCGATGCATGCATTAGCTGCAGAGTTGAACTTTGGTGCTGGCGCAAGTCAATGTCAACAGGCCAGGGATGCTTTGATGCAGGCAAGAACGTTATTATGTGATATTGGTTTTGATGGTACGGGAGACTCCGGACTTAAAACCAAAGGTAAAAATAAAAACAATAATTCAGATCTTGCCTCATATGCTTTAGAGCTTGCAGCTATACTAGATGCCTATAATAACAATGAGCTTTGTGACACTAATGGAAATACTCAGACTGAGTTAATTACCGATGATTCATTTGATGAATTAACTGAGCCATATATCATCAGAACTTATCCTAATCCATTTAAGGATTTTGTAACCATTGAATTCTCCGTTGAGAAAACTTCAAGAACTACAGTTACCCTTTTCGATATGTCAGGACGTGAACTTGATATATTATTTGATCAGGATGCTGTGGCAGGTCATGTTTATGAACTTGAATTTAACGGAACGCTGTATGGTGATCAGATGTTTATCTACCGTATCGAATCAGATAATGGTCTGAGAACGGGTAAGATTGTGAAATCAGAATAA
- a CDS encoding PorP/SprF family type IX secretion system membrane protein — MKKLLIIIFFAVGLSSYAQQRTVLTQYMYDMFVFNPAYAGSDNIGSITVHHRDQWVNFDGAPTTQMLNGHMGLAQDRIGVGLKIEYDQIGVHSDLAVYAAYAYKLKLQNGTLSMGLQAGFNNLVSDYGKTSPLDPMDPLINSRNVAFRPNAGVGFLYKIKDFYVGLSVPYLLKNKILDQDESEGKEQRYYFVNGGKNFHLAGNVIFKPSFLLRLQENQPATVNLSGSFVFMIRLLWVPAGVPGILLVVCLN; from the coding sequence ATGAAGAAACTACTTATAATAATATTTTTTGCAGTCGGGCTGAGCAGCTATGCACAGCAACGAACCGTACTTACACAGTACATGTATGATATGTTTGTCTTTAATCCGGCCTATGCCGGATCGGACAACATTGGCTCCATTACGGTACACCATCGCGATCAGTGGGTGAATTTTGATGGAGCACCGACTACTCAAATGCTCAATGGGCATATGGGACTGGCCCAGGATCGTATCGGTGTAGGATTAAAAATTGAATATGATCAGATTGGAGTGCATAGTGATCTTGCAGTGTATGCAGCTTATGCATATAAGCTGAAGTTACAAAATGGTACGCTTAGCATGGGATTGCAGGCCGGATTTAATAATTTGGTTTCTGATTATGGGAAAACAAGTCCTTTAGACCCAATGGATCCTCTCATTAATTCCAGAAATGTAGCATTCAGGCCTAATGCAGGGGTCGGTTTTCTTTATAAGATCAAAGATTTTTATGTAGGTCTGTCAGTACCCTATTTACTAAAAAATAAAATTCTGGATCAGGATGAAAGTGAAGGAAAAGAGCAACGATATTACTTTGTTAATGGAGGAAAAAACTTTCATTTAGCCGGCAACGTAATTTTTAAACCCTCATTTTTATTACGCCTTCAGGAAAATCAACCAGCAACAGTTAATCTATCCGGTTCGTTCGTCTTTATGATAAGGTTGCTGTGGGTGCCGGCTGGCGTTCCGGGGATTCTGTTAGTGGTTTGTTTGAATTAA